The Etheostoma spectabile isolate EspeVRDwgs_2016 chromosome 1, UIUC_Espe_1.0, whole genome shotgun sequence genome has a segment encoding these proteins:
- the hnrnph3 gene encoding heterogeneous nuclear ribonucleoprotein H3 yields the protein MSLNEEGYVVRIRGLPWSCSQEEVASFFSDCDIVGKVNGVCFTYSKEGRPSGEAFIELKMSEDFKNALAKDRKYMGHRYIEVFKSNRSEMDWVLKRSGPADYDSCSGCMLRLRGLPFGCSKEEIVQFFSGLRIVPNGITLPVDYQGRSTGEAFVQFASKEIAEKALGKHKERIGHRYIEIFKSSRNEIKAYYELPRRGMGGQRPGPYDRPMMGAPRGGFFGPGPGRGGALIDTMRSGGGYGGGYGDFDSYNGFNNYCFGNGMFDERVRGERVVRGIGGHGYGGQNEVCSGLHSGHFVHMRGLPFRATEGDIAKFFSPLNPLRVHVDVAPNGKSTGEADVEFRSHEDAVAAMSKDKNHMQHRYIELFLNSTASGAAEMGRGGYYGNSGGGGGSRSSGLRGSY from the exons ATGTCTTTGAATGAAGAGGGTTATGTGGTTAGGATCAGAGGACTACCCTGGTCCTGCTCACAGGAAGAGGTTGCCAGTTTTTTCTCTG actgTGACATCGTTGGGAAAGTAAACGGAGTGTGCTTTACCTACTCCAAAGAAGGACGTCCTAGTGGAGAGGCTTTTattgagctgaaaatgtctgaGGATTTCAAGAATGCCCTTGCCAAGGACCGTAAATACATGGGACACCGATACATAGAGG TGTTCAAGTCGAACCGTAGTGAGATGGACTGGGTACTTAAACGTAGCGGCCCTGCTGATTATGACAGCTGCAGCGGCTGCATGTTGCGACTTAGAGGCCTTCCCTTTGGCTGCAGCAAGGAGGAAATTGTTCAGTTCTTCTCAG GGTTGAGAATCGTGCCAAATGGGATTACTCTGCCAGTGGACTACCAGGGGAGGAGCACAGGGGAAGCCTTCGTGCAGTTTGCCTCAAAGGAGATAGCAGAAAAGGCTCTGGGGAAACACAAGGAAAGAATAGGGCACAG GTATATAGAGATTTTTAAGAGCAGTCGCAATGAGATCAAAGCCTACTACGAGCTGCCCCGGCGGGGGATGGGAGGCCAGAGACCGGGGCCCTACGATAGACCCATGATGGGGGCACCCAGGGGAGGATTTTTTGGGCCAGGGCCTGGCCGCGGTGGGGCTCTGATTGACACCATGAGGAGTGGAGGGGGCTATGGAGGAG GTTACGGTGACTTTGACAGCTACAATGGCTTCAACAACTACTGTTTTGGCAACGGCATGTTTGATGAGCGAGTGAGAGGAGAAAGGGTAGTAAGAG GGATAGGAGGCCACGGTTACGGTGGTCAAAACGAAGTTTGTTCAGGCCTCCACAGCGGCCATTTTGTCCATATGAGGGGTTTACCTTTCCGTGCCACGGAGGGAGACATCGCTAAA TTCTTCTCTCCTTTGAATCCCCTGAGGGTCCACGTTGATGTGGCTCCCAACGGGAAGTCGACTGGAGAAGCAGATGTGGAGTTTCGCTCCCATGAAGACGCTGTGGCAGCCATGTCTAAAGACAAGAACCACATGC AGCATCGCTATATTGAGCTGTTTCTTAACTCAACAGCTAGTGGAGCAGCTGAAATGG GTCGTGGCGGTTACTATGGTAACTCAGGAGGGGGCGGAGGCTCACGGAGCAGCGGGCTGCGAGGTTCatactga